The Bacilli bacterium genome has a window encoding:
- a CDS encoding Fur family transcriptional regulator, whose translation MVTADEIIRLMADRGLRITDQRKSLAGLFAGADGYLSAKAVHEAMKKWYDGLSFDTVYRNLRLMCEMDVLEQFVFAEGVKFRIRCGEEEHHHHLICLACEKTMPLMYCPMEKIPGVPETFQIVRHKFEVFGYCDACKHELGMKPV comes from the coding sequence ATCGTGACAGCCGACGAAATTATCCGCCTCATGGCTGACCGGGGCTTGCGCATAACGGACCAACGCAAATCGTTGGCCGGGCTGTTTGCCGGCGCGGATGGTTACTTGTCCGCCAAGGCCGTGCATGAAGCGATGAAAAAATGGTATGACGGCTTAAGTTTTGATACGGTGTACCGCAATTTGCGGCTGATGTGCGAGATGGATGTGCTGGAGCAATTCGTGTTTGCGGAAGGGGTTAAATTCCGCATCCGCTGCGGCGAAGAAGAACATCACCATCATTTGATTTGTCTTGCCTGCGAGAAGACGATGCCGCTTATGTATTGCCCGATGGAAAAAATCCCGGGCGTGCCGGAGACGTTTCAGATCGTCAGGCACAAATTTGAAGTGTTCGGTTATTGCGACGCATGCAAGCACGAACTGGGCATGAAGCCGGTTTGA
- the yidD gene encoding membrane protein insertion efficiency factor YidD codes for MRTIAKAPIHAYRKFISPLKPPTCRFYPTCSQYALEAIEIHGAWKGVCLAAKRIAKCHPFHPGGVDPVPPAKPRGRKRP; via the coding sequence ATGAGAACAATCGCCAAGGCGCCGATTCACGCATACCGCAAGTTTATTTCGCCGTTAAAGCCCCCGACGTGCCGGTTTTATCCGACCTGCTCGCAATATGCGTTGGAAGCGATCGAGATTCACGGCGCATGGAAAGGCGTCTGTCTCGCGGCCAAACGCATCGCCAAATGCCACCCGTTTCATCCGGGCGGCGTCGATCCGGTGCCTCCGGCGAAACCGCGCGGGCGAAAGCGGCCATAA